The Oryza glaberrima chromosome 5, OglaRS2, whole genome shotgun sequence DNA segment GCCGGTGGTCTTTGAATCGAGTGTCTGTTTAGTTCCTAGCAACTGCAGCTTCTCACAAAAGCTTCAGTTTCCCTAAACAGTCCATATTATTACCTAGTAGATTCTAAAAATCTATGGTCGTAGAATTTAAAAAGTAAACTAGAAACCATATTTTGAAAAAGCCTAGCTTCTCTAAATCTCAGATTCTTAGAATTTTAAGTTCTCATAAACAAGTCTAAGCTGTGTGGCACCAGCATTCAAAGTCTCACACCATGGTCTCTTTGTCTGGAGAAGCGAAAAAAGTTCGGTGTTTTGCCCGCCTGCGCCGCTACCTTATCCGGTTATCGCTATAAATAAACCATCTGAAGCATGAGGCGATTCTGACGCTGCGTTGGTTTGGATCGGCACGCCTGCTCGGACGCGGTAGCAATGCCGATCACGCTGCCGCAGTGAGTCAGCGCGCGCACTCGCATGCCGTCTTTTCGGCAAACCGACGTCTTGGCGACAGCGACCATCGGCTGCAGGCTGTTTCCTCAAGAATTCCTGATGGCACCGCCGGTGGATGCAGGCTTCTGCATTGCCGCATCAGACATTCAGATCTGCCAAATTTGTCACATAGGTTTTCAGTTTTCTATAGATCTTTGAACTTCAAATTGCGTGTGCTGTAACTCACAGTAGAACCCTGCAAAAAACATTGCCATATGCATATAGTCGACGCCGAACTACTACTACTTGAGTTCTCTCTGTCCTCACATATAAAAATCGACAGCATCTTCAGCTGGTTCCATGAAGAAGACGACGCATAATGTGTTGCATAATTGCAAGAAGCCATGAGCAGGCACTGTACAAATCCCAGTGTGTTACAGGTTGGAAAGCTTTGGCCTGTAGTCTGTAGCAGAGCCCCTAGTTTTCCTCTCCCGGGCCAAGACATCCACTGCACACAGATCAACAAGCGATGTGACGGTGAAGTGATAACAGGAGGCCGGAAAAGGCAAGAACTTTTGATTAACTGACGGAAGTGCCAATCCAAAAGAGGACCCGGCAAACATCTCTGCCAATATCGCCTGTACTTGTTCACTGATCCACTGTAGCTGTTCTATTCGATTCGATTCAGATTTTATTATAAACTCCTCCATGATTCGTGATGCATATCATTGCGTGGGGTATTTTCCGTGCTACTCTGTCTGTCTCAGTGCAGAGTATTTGGTTTAGCTGTCAGAGGATCATCATAGTGTGTTAAGCTTCGGTTGTTAACGTGGGTACTCTGGTGCCGGGACAGAACGACCACCATGTCAGCTGGGTGGGGTGGGTACATACTAGCACATAGAGACTGAATCAGTTTGATCTTTTCTAGTAGCCTGTTTATAATTATCTTGGCAAGAATGCAATATACTATGAAGAGATGTATGCTAGGAAAACACCACCAGGGTAGGGTGGtagagttctttttttcttttgaaggaAAGGTGAAAACTTTGACATTTTCAATGGTAAACAATGTATCCGTCGTTAGCGATGTGTCCGTAATAACTTCATTAATCTCAAAGATGTGCTAGATGTAGGATATGTGTATGTacgtttataaaaaatatatgtgcgcttgtactgtgtttctaaaaaataaaaagcctCAACAAGATTCGCTCACCAATGCTAACATGCCTTTCTTGAATTGGAGGATTTTCATAGTATTTATAGAGGATTCAATTTCTTGGGATTTTTATTCCTATGGTATACTTCGGATTGAAACAATGGAACTTTGAATATCCTATGAATTTGGTTGTTTCaattccaaagaaaaataagTATGAGCTCAAACTCTTGTATGCATTATATTCCTTTCTCTATCTAGTCTCTCCCCTATCCAAACAAATTTCCTGAAAAGTTTATATTCCTATGTTTGATTCGTATTCTCGTGACCTAAAATTCTGCGGACAAGAGCATAGCATTCTATTAGtatgtcttttctttttctctgttttataaattttactctctttatttatgttttataaaccttactctcttcgtttcagattataagttgttttgactttggttacaatcaaactgctttaaatttatctaagtttgtagaaaaaagtagtaacattttcaacccaacaCAAATAAACTATGAAAatgtatttaattatagatttaataaaattaatctggtgttataaatattattatattgtttatacaaacttaattaaatttaaagtaatttaatttagactaaagtaaaaataatttataatgtaAAACAGAGCGAGTATTTCAAAGCATTCCTAAAATATTCACAGTGTagttgttttatttagccagtatttttttttttggggggttggggggggggggggggggggaatgcTCACTCGTATAAAACTTTGCATTCTACTTTTAACCCGCAGTATAAAACTAGGACGCCACATTTGACCCTTTGACATAACAACCTTCCCATAACTCCTGTTTTAACCCGCCGCTGATCGCGAGAGTCCTTTCCCATTAAAACCCCCCCGCCCACCAGCGCCGAGACACACAGACACCAAAGCCGTctcggagaagaagagagagagagagagagagagagagagagagagagagctcggtcggtggaggcgacgacgacgacgcgcgcacTGCGGCCGCCATGGAGGAGAGAATACCTCTGCTCTCGAAACGATTCCCGGCGGACGGCACCGCCGGagtgggaggagggagggaggaggagggcggagaTAGGTGGTGGAGCGGGCTGGCGCGGGAGGCAGGGAAGGTGGGGTCCATGGCGCTGCCCATGGCCGCGATGAGCGTGGCGCAGAACGCCGTGCAGGTGGCGTCCAACATGATGGTGGGGCACCTCCCCGGCGTCCTCCcgctctccgcctccgccatcgccACCTCCCTCGCCAGCGTCTCCGGCTTCAGCCTCCTCGTACGTCGTCATCGCATATCCTGATTTCCCCACTCGTTCACGCGTCCTCGATTTGCTTATATCCATATTTGTTGCCTGCGTGATTTGGTCTCATTGGATTAACTGTTTAGCACTTTAGCCAGAGAGGCACGTTTCACGGTTTCAGATATTGTTCAATGTGGCGTTCAAATTTAGCAGTAGGAGGACAGGCAAAAAGTTTAGCCGTACAAGCGGCTGGTTAGTTTGGAAGGGGGATTTTGATTGGAACAGTGCCTAAAATTTTTGCTGGAATACTGTTTGAACATTTGGCGTGTTCCAAACATTCTGAAATAAATCATGGATATAGCATAGTAAgtagcagatttttttttttggggtataCAAGTAGCAGTTTGCAAacctacaaaatttaaaatcaacGTTCTCCTAAATATAGAGATAAATAACAAGTTacactactagtctactactcCACGCTGAATGCTTTTCTAGGATGAATTTTAAATTGCCTGCACAGATGGTGAGCTGGTCAATTGTCACGATTTCAACTAGCTTTCAGAATCTGCGAAGTGTGTACAGCCTAGAGGACTACTTAGATACTCTGGCGAAATATtctgtaggatttttttttttttacttttctcttCAGTTGTACACGGATTGCCTTTTTAGTTTGTGATCTTAATTTTTGAAACCACccataatttgaattttgaacttGTAAAACAGGTTGGAATGGCAAGTGGATTAGAAACTCTATGCGGTCAAGCTTATGGGGCAAAACAGTATGACAAGTTAGGAGTGCAAACCTACAGAGCAATAGTCACACTAACAGTAGTCACAATTCCCATCTCACTTCTATGGGTATTCATAGGCAAACTCTTGACCCTAATAGGTCAGGACCCCGTGATCTCACATGAAGCTGGAAGATACATAGTGTGGTTGATTCCAGGACTCTTCGCATACGCGGTCTGCCAGCCTCTCACAAAATTTCTGCAGTCTCAGAGTCTAATATTTCCCATGCTCTGGTCCTCCATTGCAACTCTGCTCCTGCACATCCCTCTGTCTTGGCTGTTGGTGTTCAAGACCAGCATGGGATTTACTGGAGCTGCTTTAGCAATTAGCATATCTTACTGGTTGAATACATTCATGCTCGCTGCATACATCAGATTCTCATGTTCTTGTAAGGTGACTCGCTCGCCTCCTACAATCGAGGCATTCAGAGGAGTCGGTTTGTTTCTGCGAATAGCACTACCATCTGCACTAATGTTATGGTAATTACAGTAGCTTCAGAATCTCCTTGTTTTATATGTAAGTATTTCTTATTTCCTGTTAAAAAATTCCCACTTATTGGATTAATGGATTTTCTTCTATTATTTTGTAGTTTTGAATGGTGGTCATTTGAGATCCTTGTTCTCCTGTCAGGACTTCTACCCAACCCAGAGCTTGAAAGTTCAGTTCTTTCCATATGGTAAGAAAATAAGTCCTCAATGTCGCACTTAACAATATATTCTCTTATAGCTGCACCTTTTGTTATTTTATAAGCACTCCATTTATGCAGCTTGACGACTACCTCTTTGATGTATACTATACCATATGGTCTTGGAGGCGCTGCAAGGTAGAAGCCAAACCACTACTGTGAATGATTATTTTTTCTCAGAGAATAATCATGTGTTAACAGCCTTGTGAATTTTGTTTTAATGAACAGCACTCGAGTAGCAAATGAGTTAGGCGCTGGGAATCCTGAAGGAGCTCGATTAGCTGTTCATCTTGTAATGTCTATTGCTGGGACAGAGGCAGTTCTTGTTACTGGGATGCTGTTTGCAGCACAGCGCATCTTGGGCTATGCTTACAGCAGTGATGAGGAGGTTGTCACATATTTCACCTCAATGGTTCCTTTTGTGTGCATCTCAGTTGCTGCTGATAGCCTACAAGGAGTTTTATCAGGTTACATTTCCTAACATTTGATTTATCTGTTAATTATTCATTCCCTTCAAAAGAATGGAAAAAATGGAGTATTCAGCTATGCCTGAAGTTTTCGGAAATTTGATCTAACTGGCCTTGCCTCTCtcttatttcattttttttatataactggTTCTTATAGTTTTGGGGCCATTACATTTACACCATTCAGTATCTTTAGCCTGTTAGCCCAACGGTATCTTTTACCCCTTAGTTTGATTGCTTAATTCAATGTGT contains these protein-coding regions:
- the LOC127774718 gene encoding protein DETOXIFICATION 14-like, which encodes MEERIPLLSKRFPADGTAGVGGGREEEGGDRWWSGLAREAGKVGSMALPMAAMSVAQNAVQVASNMMVGHLPGVLPLSASAIATSLASVSGFSLLVGMASGLETLCGQAYGAKQYDKLGVQTYRAIVTLTVVTIPISLLWVFIGKLLTLIGQDPVISHEAGRYIVWLIPGLFAYAVCQPLTKFLQSQSLIFPMLWSSIATLLLHIPLSWLLVFKTSMGFTGAALAISISYWLNTFMLAAYIRFSCSCKVTRSPPTIEAFRGVGLFLRIALPSALMLCFEWWSFEILVLLSGLLPNPELESSVLSICLTTTSLMYTIPYGLGGAASTRVANELGAGNPEGARLAVHLVMSIAGTEAVLVTGMLFAAQRILGYAYSSDEEVVTYFTSMVPFVCISVAADSLQGVLSGIARGCGWQHLGAYVNLGSFYLVGIPVALLLGFGFKMEGKGLWLGIACGSVLQFLLLAVIAFFSNWQKMAEKARERIFGETPSEKQHLVLDATNSV